A window from Schistosoma haematobium chromosome 1, whole genome shotgun sequence encodes these proteins:
- the TNK1 gene encoding tyrosine kinase, non-receptor, variant 4 (EggNog:ENOG410V4SU~COG:T) — protein sequence MNYNVSSQLNYNTQNRYCYDPFHPQVNMQRSYCTSFPFPSSLNFSVNQSAKQTNSVNFSDNPFDFNKLNIKQHSQCVDKIDTTVNNLNHKTELDVLDMVFDNNNNNNYDNNIISHQTPTVSSPVFSTKQNVDHCTTRLENELLVRSCLLTNSSEALNSNPSFFNSTNDKFTNSVTIR from the exons atgaattataatGTTTCTTCACAGCTCAATTATAACACTCAAAATCGATATTGTTATGATCCTTTTCATCCTCAAGTTAACATGCAAAGATCATACTGTACATCTTTTCCTTTTCCTTCTTCTTTGAATTTCAGTGTTAATCAATCagcaaaacaaacaaattcagTTAATTTTTCTGATAATCCTTTTGATTTTAATAAGTTAAATATTAAACAACATTCCCAGTGCGTCGATAAGATTGATACCACTGTTAATAATCTAAACCATAAAACCGAATTAGACGTTTTAGATATGGTGTtcgataacaacaataataataattatgataataatattatctcACATCAAACACCAACTGTTAGTAGTCCAGTATTTTCAACTAAACAAAATGTTGATCATTGCACTACTAGATTAGAAAATGAATTACTTGTTAGATCAT GTCTTCTTACTAACTCATCAGAAGCTCTGAATTCAAATCCTAGCTTTTTTAATTCGACAAATGATAAATTCACTAATTCTGTTACG ATTCGTTAA